The following are encoded in a window of Lonchura striata isolate bLonStr1 chromosome 33, bLonStr1.mat, whole genome shotgun sequence genomic DNA:
- the SLC27A3 gene encoding long-chain fatty acid transport protein 3: MALAAALGALGLGALGLGALGVPGVPGVLGALRGAPLAAGALGALAALLALQRRRLPHLWADLAFALRALRARRRARAGPGGSVVSRFLRAARAAPARPFLRARAGAAPLGRAARSVARVANALRALRAPPRPGDTVGLLVGNEPRFVWGWFGLAALGARPAFLGTALRPAGLRHCLRGCGARALLVADDLFGSVEPLLADLREDGVAVWVLGAGPYPPGVVALQELLDAASEELEPEDVWEPEDMNDTCLYIFTSGTTGLPKAARVSHLKSIMCLGFYELVGASSRDVVYLALPLYHMAGSLLGIVGCLGIGATCVLKEKFSASHFWDECRAEGVTVFQYIGELCRYLVNQPQRPGERQHGLRLAVGSGLRPDVWRSFQRRFGPVRIVETYGMSEGNVSLFNYTGTPGAVGRCSFIYKLFSPFEVVRYDVAAGAPERDEAGRCIRARTGETGLLIAPVTRRTPFLGYAGSRELSEQKLLRGVFAEGDEFFNTGDLVEQDEQQFVRFRDRTGDTFRWKGENVATTEVAEALLAHESLQEATVYGVTVPGHEGRAGMAALVLRPGRSLDGPGLYRHLEQRLPPYARPRFLRLQERLDVTETFKQRKVRLARDGCDPARVPVPLLLLDEAARAFVPLDRERWRRLRDGRLRL; the protein is encoded by the exons ATGGCGCTGGCGGCGGCGCTGGGCgcgctggggctgggggcgctggggctgggggcgctgggggtcccgggggtcccgggggtcctgggggcgCTCCGGGGGGCGCCGCTGGCCGCGGGGGCGCTGGGGGCTCTGGCGGCGCTGCTGGCGCTgcagcggcggcggctgccGCACCTCTGGGCCGACCTGGCGTtcgcgctgcgggcgctgcgggcgcggcggcgggcgcgggcgggcCCCGGGGGCAGCGTGGTGTCCCGGTTCCTCCGCgcggcgcgggcggccccggcgcggccgtTCCTGCGGgcccgggcgggcgcggcgccgcTCGGGCGGGCGGCGCGCAGCGTGGCGCGGGTGGCGAacgcgctgcgggcgctgcgggccccgccgcggcccggGGACACCGTGGGGCTGCTGGTGGGCAACGAGCCCCGCTTCGTGTGGGGCTGGTTCGGGCTggcggcgctcggggcccgCCCGGCCTTCCTGGGCACGGCGCTgcgccccgcggggctccggcACTGCCTGCGCGGCTGCGGGGCGCGGGCGCTGCTGGTGGCGGACG ACCTGTTCGGGTCGGTGGAGCCGCTCCTGGCCGACCTGCGGGAGGACGGCGTGGCCGTGTGGGTGCTGGGAGCGGGGCCGTACCCGCCGGGCGTCGTGgcgctgcaggagctgctggacgCGGCCTCCGAGGAGCTGGAGCCCGAGGACGTGTGGGAGCCCGAGGACATGAACGACACCTGCCTCTACATCTTCACCTCGGGCACCACCG GCCTCCCCAAAGCCGCCCGCGTGTCCCACCTCAAGTCCATCATGTGCCTGGGCTTCTACGAGCTGGTGGGAGCCTCCAGCCGGGACGTCGTGTACCTGGCGCTGCCCCTCTACCACATGGCCGGGTCCCTGCTGGGCATCGTCGGCTGCCTCGGCATCG GGGCAACGTGCGTGCTGAAGGAGAAGTTCTCAGCCAGCCACTTCTGGGACGAGTGCCGCGCCGAGGGCGTCACCGTGTTCCAGTACATCGGGGAGCTGTGCCGGTACCTGGTGAACCAGCCGCAG CGCCCCGGGGAGCGGCAGCACGGGCTGCGGCTGGCGGTGGGCAGCGGCCTCCGCCCCGACGTCTGGCGGAGCTTCCAGCGGCGCTTCGGGCCCGTGCGCATCGTGGAGACGTACGGGATGAGCGAGGGCAACGTCTCCCTCTTCAACTACACCGGCACCCCGGGCGCCGTGGGCCGCTGCAGCTTCATCTACAAG ctcttcTCGCCCTTCGAGGTCGTTCGCTACGACGTGGCGGCCGGAGCGCCCGAGCGGGACGAGGCCGGACGCTGCATCCGCGCCCGGACGG GTGAGACGGGGCTGCTGATCGCGCCGGTGACCCGCCGGACGCCGTTCCTGGGCTACGCCGGCAGCCGGGAGCTGTCGGAGCAGAAGCTGCTCCGCGGGGTGTTCGCCGAGGGCGACGAGTTCTTCAACACCGGGGACCTGGTGGAGCAGGACGAGCAGCAGTTCGTGCGCTTCCGCGACCGCACCGGGGACACCTTCAG GTGGAAAGGCGAGAACGTGGCCACCACGGAAGTGGCCGAGGCGCTGCTGGCCCACGAGTCCCTGCAGGAAGCCACCGTGTACGGCGTCACCGTGCCAG GCCACgagggccgggccgggatgGCCGCGCTCGTCCTGCGGCCCGGCCGCTCCCTGGACGGCCCCGGCCTCTACCGGCACCTGGAGCAGCGGCTGCCGCCGTACGCGCGGCCGCGATTCCTCCGCCTGCAG GAGCGCCTGGACGTGACCGAGACCTTCAAGCAGCGGAAGGTGCGGCTGGCGCGGGACGGCTGCGACCCCGCGCGGGTCCCggtgccgctgctgctgctggacgAGGCCGCGCGCGCCTTCGTGCCGCTGGACCGGGAGCGCTGGCGGCGGCTGCGCGACGGGCGGCTGCGCCTCTGA
- the GATAD2B gene encoding transcriptional repressor p66-beta translates to MDRMTEDALRLNLLKRSLEPAEEREDVLAKRLKMEGHEAMERLKMLALLKRKDLAGLEVPHELPVKPDGIKGYEEKLNGSLRPHGDGRSAARPGKENINDEPVDMSARRSDQDRGRLTPSPDIIVLSDNEASSPRSSSRMEERLKAANLEMFKGKSLEERQQLIKQLRDELRLEEARLVLLKKLRQSQLQKENVVQKTPVVQNAASIVQPSPAHVGQQGLSKIPSRPGAQGVEPQNLRTLQGHSVIRSAASSALPHMLMSQRVIAPSPAQLQGQRGPQKPGLVRSSTPGMSPAINYQPQSGSSVPCQRSSSSAIYMNLASHMQPGSVARVSSPLPSPSALSDAANSQAAAKLALRKQLEKTLLEIPPPKPPAPLLHFLPSAANSEFIYMVGLEEVVQSVIDSQGKSAPAVPRVEPFVCAQCRTDFTPHWKQEKGGRILCEQCQTSNQKKALKAEHTNRLKNAFVKALQQEQEIEQRLQQQAALSPTAAPAVPSVGKQDGILRHHTLRQAPQPQSSLQRGIPTSARSMLSNFAQAPQLSVAGGLLGMPGVNIAYLNAGIGGHKASSLADRQREYLLDMIPPRSISQSISGQK, encoded by the exons aTGGACCGGATGACGGAGGACGCGCTGCGCCTGAACCTGCTCAAGCGGAGCCTGGAGCCGGCGGAGGAGCGCGAGGACGTCCTGGCCAAGCGGCTGAAGATGGAGGGACACGAGGCCATGGAGAGGCTGAAGATGCTGGCCCTGCTCAAGCGCAAGGACCtggcggggctggaggtgccccaCGAGCTCCCGGTGAAGCCGGACGGGATCAAGGGCTACGAGGAGAAGCTCAACGGGAGCCTGCGGCCCCACGGCGACGGGcggagcgcggcccggcccggcaagGAGAACATCAACGACGAGCCCGTGGACATGAGCGCCAGGAGGAG TGACCAGGACCGGGGCCGCTTGACCCCGTCGCCGGACATCATCGTGCTGTCGGACAACGAGGCCTCCAGCCCCCGCTCCAGCTCCCGCATGGAGGAGCGGCTCAAGGCGGCCAACCTGGAGATGTTCAAG GGGAAGAGCCTGGAGGAGCGGCAGCAGCTGATCAAGCAGCTCCGGGACGAGCTGCGGCTGGAGGAGGCCCGGCTGGTGCTCCTGAAGAAGCTGCGGCAGAGCCAACTCCAGAAGGAAAACGTGGTGCAGAAG ACTCCCGTTGTCCAGAACGCCGCGTCCATCGTGCAGCCGTCCCCCGCCCACGTCGGGCAGCAGGGCCTGTCCAAGATCCCCTCCCGACCCGGAGCTCAGGGGGTGGAGCCGCAGAATTTAAGGACATTACAG GGCCACAGCGTGATCCGCTCGGCcgccagctcagccctgccccacaTGTTGATGTCCCAGCGCGTCATCGCCCCCAGCCCCGCCCAGCTCCAGGGCCAGCGCGGGCCCCAGAAACCCGGCCTGGTCCGCAGCTCCACGCCCGGGATGAGCCCTGCCATCAACTACCAGCCG CAATCCGGCTCCTCGGTGCCGTGCCAGCGCTCGTCGTCCTCCGCCATCTACATGAACCTCGCGTCGCACATGCAGCCGGGCTCGGTGGCCCGCGtctcctcccctctccccagccccagcgcCCTCTCCGACGCCGCCAACTCCCAGGCGGCCGCCAAGCTGGCGCTCCGCAAGCAGCTGGAGAAGACGCTGCTGGAGATCCCGCCGCCCAAGCCGCCGGCGCCGCTGCTGCACTTCCTGCCCAGCGCGGCCAACAGCGAGTTCATCTACAtggtggggctggaggaggtggTGCAGAGCGTCATCGACAGCCAAG GGAAGAGCGCCCCGGCGGTGCCGCGCGTGGAGCCGTTCGTGTGCGCGCAGTGCCGCACCGACTTCACGCCGCACTGGAAGCAGGAGAAGGGCGGGCGCATCCTGTGCGAGCAGTGCCAGACCTCCAACCAGAAGAAGGCGCTCAAGGCCGAGCACACGAATCGCCTCAAGAACGCCTTCGTCAaggccctgcagcaggagcag GAGATCGAGCAgcggctgcagcagcaggcagcgCTGTCGCCCACGGCCGCGCCCGCCGTGCCCAGCGTCGGCAAACAGGACGGGATCCTGCGGCACCACACGCTCCGGCAG GCCCcgcagccccagagcagcctccAGCGCGGGATTCCCACCTCGGCCCGCTCCATGCTCTCCAACTTCGCCCAGGCCCCGCAGCTCTCCGTGGCCGGAGGGCTCCTGGGAATGCCGG GAGTGAACATCGCGTACCTGAACGCCGGCATCGGGGGCCACAAAGCGTCGAGCCTGGCGGACCGGCAGCGGGAATACCTGCTGGATATGATCCCGCCGCGCTCCATATCCCAGTCCATCAGCGGGCAGAAatag